GGCAGCTGAACCGCGGGTCAGTACAGTGGCAGCCGCGAGGGTGCCCGCCGCGCCGCCGAACTGGACCGGAAACTCTTGGTCCTCCAGCTGCCGGCCCGCCGCGGCCAAGCCCTGGAACCACTGCGCAGCCCGCAGGCCGAACGTGAAGGGGAGGGAATGCTGCGTCAGGCTCCTGCCCACGCACAGCGTGTCCGCGTGCTGTTCCGCCAGGGCCGCGAGCGCCGCCGTGGTGCGTTTCAGGTCGCCCAGCAGCGCCTCCACGGTGTTGCGGGTCACCAGCATCAGCGCGCTATCCAGGACGTCCTGGCTGGTCAGCGACGTGTGCACCGCTTTCCCCGCCCCCACCTGCGAGGTGTCCAGCGCTGCCACGTGCCGGCGGAGGTCCGCCAGCAGCGGGATCACCGGGTTGCCGCCGCCCTGGGCACGGCGTGCGATGTCGGCGGGGTCATAGCGGCCGGCCTCGGCAGCGGATGCGACGACGGCGGCGGAGCCGGCAGGTGCCAGGCCCGCCCTTTCCAGCACCGCGGCCCAGCCGGACTCGACGGCGAGGATCGCCGCCAGCACGGCGTCGTCACCCGTGAGCGCCGCCACGAGGGGCGACGCCGAGACGGGGCTGAGCAGGCCGGCGTCGTTCACTGGAAGTCCAGGAAGACGGTCTCGCCCTCACCCTGCAGGCGGATGTCAAAGGTCAGGCCGCCGTCGGCGTCGCGGCGGGCGATGAGTGTCTTGCGGCGCTCCGGCTCCAGGGAGCTCAGGAGCGGATCGTTGGCGAGAGCCTCGGTGTCTTCCGGCAGGTAGATGCGGGTGAACAGCCGGTTGGTCAGGCCCCGGGCGAAGATGGCAACCGATATGAAGGCCGCAGCACCGGGCCTGGTGGGCCCGGGGTTCACCGTGGTGAAGGTGAAGACGCCGGAGTTCCCCACGGCGCCGCGGCCCCATCCGGTGAAGGTGTAGCCGTCGCGGACCAGGGAGCCCGTGCGCTGGACCACGTTGCCCTGGGCGTCCGGCTGCCAGATTTCCAGGATGGCGTCGGGGATGGTGTGTCCTGCGCCGTCATACACCGTGCCCTGCAGGCGGATGGAGCCCGGTGAACCCGGGGCCACGAGCTCGTTGTCCTTCTCGAAGGGCAGCGCATAGCCGTAAAACGGGCCAACGGTCTGGCCGGGGGTGGGAACAAGCTGGGTGCTCTGGTTGCTCATGTTCCTATTCCCCTGCCTCTTCGTTGCTGTCGCCTGCCGTACCGAACGCCTCGTTTTCGGTCCAGGTCCGCTTGGGCCCGGTGAGGACGATGTCCCAGTTGTAGCCCAGGGCCCACTCGGGTTCGGTGAGGCTGTGGTCGTAGCTGGCCACGAGCCGGTCGCGGGCGTCCTGGTCCACGATGGTCTGGTAGATCGGGTCCAGCGGGAAGAGCTGGTCCCCCGGGAAGTACATCTGGGTGATGATGCGCTGGGTGAACTCGGTGCCGAACAGGGAGAAGTGGATGTGCGCCGGGCGCCAGGCGTTCAGGTGGTTCTTCCACGGGTAGGCTCCGGGCTTGATGGTGGTGAACCGGTAGGAGCCGTCCGGGCCGGTGATGCAGCGGCCAATGCCCGTGAAGTTGGGGTCGATCGGGGCCGGGTGCTGGTCGCGCTTGTGGATGTAGCGGCCGGACGCGTTGGCCTGCCAGATCTCCACCAGCTGCCCGGCCACCGGGCGGCCGTCGCCGTCCAGGACCCGGCCGGCCACAATGATCCGCTCGCCCTGGGGTTCGCCGTTGTGCTGGATGGTCAGGTCCGACTCCAGCGCGTGCACGTCCTGGTGCCCGAACGCCGGGGAGTACAGCTCGATGGTCTCCGGGTCCGCGTGGTGCAGGCTCTTGGTGGGGTGCCGCAGGATGCTGGAGCGGTAAGGCGGGTAGTCCAGCCGGGGCTGGGTTTCCGCCGGGGCGCCGTCCTTCAGTGCACGGGCGTAGGCATCGGCCAGGCCGTTGATCTCCGCGCTGAGGTCAGCCTGGGTTTCAATGGAGCGGTCCAGCGGCACATGCGCGGCCTTTGGCTCGGCGGGCGGGACAGACTCGTCCGTTTCACGCGGAGTGGCGGCTTCTTCCGGCACGGCTGGCTCCTTTCTGGTTTTCGTTTGGATCGGTCGGTTACGTGGTGCTGGTCAGATGCGGTGCAGCGAGTCGTACTGCACGGCGTGGCGGACGGGGGCATTGGGCGCCCCGTAACCGTCGTAGTTGCCGCGGCGTTCCACCATTTCGAAGAACACGCTGCCAATGGTGGCGGTGTAGAAATGGAGGAATTCGCCGTCGGCGTCGCGGTCATACAGGAGGTTCAGTTCCTGCAGTGTGGCAAGGAACGCGGGGTCGAGGTCGAACCGGGCATCCAGGTCCTCGTAGTAGTTGGCCGGGATCTGCAGGAACTCCAGTCCCCGGCCGCGGGCTGCCCGGGCCGCGGACACGAGGTCCTCCACCGCGAAGGCGATGTGCTCCTGGTAGGTCTTGTGCCCGGAGGCCTGTTGCGCCGGGGCGAGATTGAGCACCAGCCGCACGGCGCCGTCGGACGTCTGCATGACCTGCGAGCGGACCAGCCCGCTGGGGCTGGGCACCTCGGCGAACGGCTGCGGCTCCAGGGCCAGGGCGCTGGTGTAGAAGAGGACAGCTTCGTCGAAGTGCTGCCACGGCTGGGCCAGGTTCACGTGGTCAATGACCGCGTTCTGCGGCTGCCGCGGGTGTTCCAGCCCCTCGCCAAACTCACGCGTCCAGGCCGCCGTACCGTCGGGACTACCTTGGCACAGGAAGATTTCCGTGGAGTCCGGTGCGCAGATGCCCTGGAACACCTCCTCGTCCGCCTGGACCTTCCGGGCCACCACGGGCGCCTTCAACTGCTGCGCGCGGGCCGAGGCAATCACGGGGGAATCGACGTCGAACCCCAGCGCAGCGATGGCAGGTTCCGCGTGCGACGCCGCCTGCTCGTTGATGATCACGCGGGCCTGGCCCATGGTCCACAGCTGGACGTCCTTGGTGCGGTGCCGGCCCTCGAACCCGAAGCCGAGCTGGCTGAGGAGCTTCTCGAGCTGCGCGGTGTCTTCGGCCTTGACCTCGGCGAAGTTGAAGCCGGCGGGCTCGTTCACCTTGGGCAGGGTGGCGAGTTCCATGGGATAACGACGGCGGGACGCGGCAACAGTGCCCCCTTCGGCTTCCGGCGCGGTGCTTGCGAGCCACTTGGCGCTCTGCTCCTCCAGCCAGATCAGTGAGCGCATGGCGTCCACGGCGGTGCGTTCGACGTCGGACTGGCGGAAGACGTCGTTGAAGACTTCCAGTGACACGGGCCCCGTGTAGCCGGCGCGGACCACGTGGCCCATGAACTTGGCGAGCTCGAACTGGCCCTCGCCGGGGAACACGCGGTAGTGGCGGCTCCAGGACAGGACGTCCATGGAGAGCTTGGGGGCGTCGGCCACCTGGACGAAGAAGATCTTCTCCGCGTTGATCGTCTCGATCGGGGCGGTGTCCCAGTCGCGCGAGAGGATGTGGAAGGAGTCCAGGCAGGTACCGAAGTTGGGGTGGTCCACCATCTCCGCCAGGCGGTAGGCGTGCTCGTAGTCGTTGACGTGCTTGCCCCAGGCCAGGGCCTCGTAGGCGACCCTGATGCCGTGGTCCCCTGCCAGCTCCGCGAGTTCGGAGAGCTGGGAGGCGCGGAGTTCGTCGTCGTCGATGGTGGCCGTGGCCACGTTCGAGCAGACCAGGATGGTGTCCATGCCCAGCCGGGACATCAGCGTGAACTTCGCTTCAGCCCGCCGAAGGTTGGCCTTCAGCAGGTCCGGCGTGACGCCTTCGAAATCCCGGAACGGCTGGTAGAGGTCCAGCCCGAGGCCGAGGTCGGCGGCCATCCTGCGGACGTCCTCGGGGCTCAGCGGCGAGGTGACCAGGTCCTGTTCGAAAATCTCGATGCCGTCGAAGCCCGCGATGGCGCAAGCCTGCATTTTTTCCTTCAGTGTGCCGGAGAGGCAGACCGTGGCGATTCCGGTGCGCATCAGGCGGCCACCTCCTCGGCGGCCACGAGCTCCAGGAAGTGCGAGCGCATACGGTCCGGGTCCGGCTCCAGGCCGGTGAAGATGCGGAACGCGTCGGCGGCCTGGCCCACGGCCATCCGGCCGCCGTCCAGGACCTCGCAGCCTTTGGCGCGGGCGCCCCGGACGAGTTCGGTGTCGATGGGGCGGTAGACAATGTCCGCCACCCAGTGCCGGGACTCCAAAAGGTCCAGGTCCAGTGGAACGCCGGGGTGGGCGGCCATGCCCACGGGGGTGCAGTGCACCAGGCCGTCGGCCAGGGGCATCAGCTGCGGCAGCTCCGTCGTCGTCCGTGCAATCACGGTACTGTCCGGGAAAAAGCCGGCCAGCTCGGCCGCACGGGCGGCGCCGCGCGCGGCGTCCATGTCCACGAGGTCCAGGTAGCGGACCCCGGCGGTGAGGAGGGCGTAGGCGACGGCGGAACCTGCCCCGCCGGCGCCCAACTGGACTACGCGGTCCAGCTTTGCGGCGGGGAGGCCTGAAGCCAGCGCGGCGGCAAAGCCGGAAAAGTCGGTGTTGTGGCCAACGAACCGGCCGTCCTCGATCACCACGGTGTTGACGGCCCCCAGCCGTCGGGCATCCGGAGAAATTTCATCCAGGTGCCGGAGGACCAGCTGCTTGCACGGGTGGGTGATGTTCAGGCCATTGAAGCCGAGGTTCCGGGCACTCTTGAGGAGCTCTCCCACGGATTCCCCGGAAAGGCCCAGTTCCAGGAGGTCGATGGGCCGGTAAAGGTAGCGCAGTCCCAGCACATCACCCTCGCGTTCATGCATGGGCGGGGTGAGTGACGGCATCACGCCGTCGCCGACCAGTCCCACGAGGTAGGACTCAGTTCGATTACTCATCCGTGCAGCTCCTTTGATACGGCACCGGGCGGCCGGCGTTTGCCGTTGGGCGTGCGCTGCCAGCAGGTGACTGGAATAACGATATAACAAATGTTCACTTCTCGCACTTTTGTTCTAGATACGAACAAAGGGGTCCTGAATTTGCGTAATTCGGGCGATTGGGCACGCTCACCGCTGCGGAAGACGTGCAGCCAGTTCCGCCGCGGCCTCCTGCAGCAGCGGAACGTGCGCCACCAAGCCTTCAAGGCTCAGGCGGAAAACAGGAACGGCCGTAGCCAGCGAGGCGAACGCGTGACCCTGGGAATTGAGCAAAGGGACCGCGACGGCGCGCATCCCGGCCTCGTTCTCCTCATCCATCACCGCATACCCCTCGGCCCGGACCTTCCCGATTTCGGCGCGGAAGGCGTCGCGGTCGGTGATGGACTTTTCCGTTAGCCCCTCCAGCGGAAGCTCCGCCAACAGCTTTTCCCGCTCGGAATCCTCGGCGAAGGCCACCAGGGCCTTTCCGACGGCGGTGGTGGAGAGGGAGCCCAGGTGTCCGGGGTCGCTGGTCACCCGGAACATCTGCGGGCCGTCCACCTTGTTCACCGTCAGGTGGTGGTGGCCGTCCCGGACGCTCAGGATGGTTGCCTCGCCCGTCTGCTCGGTCACCCGGCGCAAAACCGGCATGGCCGTTCCTGCGAAGCCGTGGTGGTTGGAGACCCGCTGGCCCAGCTGGAAGATCCGCAGGCCCAGGTGGTACCGGCGCCCGTCCGGTTCATAATCAACGAAACCGTCCCGCGTCAGCGAGCCCAGCAGGCGGTAGGTGGTGCTGAAGGGCAGGTCCGCACGGCGGGAGATTTCCGCGGCACTCGCACCGAGCGGCTCATCGCCCAGGAGGACCAGGAGGCCGAGGGCCTTGCCCACCATGTCGGTACGGTCCGGTTTGGCCGCCTTGGCGTCCGCTTTGATCTCGGCAGCTACGTCATCGTCCGCTGTGGTTTGATTCACACTCATACCTCGATGTTGCCACATAGTGAGAGCTATTTCTAGATGGTGATTATTTTCTTGACAAGTGACTCCACTCACAGCCATCATTGCTGTATCGCACAAGTAGCTCCCACCATGTGGCTACTGTTCGGGTTTTCCAAACTTTCCAGCCGTGCCAGCCAAGCCCCTACCCCAGGCCGTGCCGGCTGCGAGCCCTGATCCATCCGCGACAAAGTCGTCACATCTAAGGAACTCCATGAGCCAGTTACTTCCGTCCACTGAGCCAGGCACCGCTGCCCCGGCCGGGACGCCGAAGAAGGCAGCCCTCGCCAGCTTCCTGGGCAGCGCCGTCGAATACTACGACTTCTTCATCTTCGGTTCCGCCGCAGCGCTGATCTTCCCCACGGTCTTCTTCCCCAATGCTGACGCGAACGCGGCCATCATGTCCTTCGCCACCTTCGGTTTCGCCTATGTGGCGCGGCCGGTTGGCGCCGTCATCCTGGGCCACTTCGGTGACAGGGTGGGCCGCCGGAAGGTCCTGATGTTCACCCTCCTGCTGATGGGTGCCTCAACCTTCCTGATCGGCTGCCTCCCGGACTTCAACACCGTTGGCTGGTGGGCTCCCGCCCTGCTGGTCCTGGCCCGGCTTTGCCAGGGCCTTTCGGCTGCCGGCGAGCAGGCCGGCGCCTCCTCCATGACGCTGGAGCACGCCCCGGACAACCGCCGCTCCTTCTTCACCTCCTGGACCCTCACCGGTACCCAGGGCGGCCAGGTCCTCGCCGCCCTCGTCTTCATCCCGGTGCTCGCACTTCCAGACGAGATCAAGTACGGCATCGGCTGGCGCGTCCCCTTCTGGCTGAGCGCCGTCGTCGTGGTGGTTGCCTTCTTCATCCGCCGCACCCTGCACGAGCCGCCGGCCTTCGAGGAAGCCCAGAAGTCCGCGCAGATCTCCAAGCTCCCCGTCGCTGACCTCCTCAAGGGCCACTGGCGCGACGTCCTCCGCGTCATCTGCTGCGCTTTCATCGCTGCCGTCTCCACGGTGTTCGGCACCCTCGCCATCAGCTACGCCAAGACGGTTGCCGGCGTGGACGGCACCACCACGCTGTGGCTCGTGGTCGGCGCCAACCTGGTGGCACTGGGCACCCAGCCGCTCTTCGGCATGCTCGCTGACAAGATCGGCCGCAAGCCGGTGTTCATCTACGGTGCCGTGGCCAGTGCCGCGCTGACCCCCGTGTTCCTGCTCAGCCTGGAATCCGGCAGCGTGCCGCTCATGTTCCTGGCAGCAATCGGCTTCTTCTCCTGCGGCTACGCAGCCTCCAACGCCGTCTGGCCGTCCTTCTACGCCGAGATGTTCAGCACCAGGGTGCGCTTCTCCGGCCTGGCCATCGGCACCCAGCTGGGTTTCCTGATGGCAGGCTTCGCCCCGGCCATCGTCGCGGCCATGGGCGGCATCAAGCCCGGCGGGTGGGTCCAGATCAGCATCTTCACCGCCGTCATCTGCTCCATCGCTGCCATCTCCGCCCTCACGGCCAAGGAATCCTTCAGGACCCCCACCAAGCAGCTTGGCCTGAAGTAACGCACCAGCCCGGTTTTAGGACCGGACGGCCCGCCATTCCCCGGAATGGCGGGCCTTTACTGGGTAAAAATGGGCTGTTCCGGCAGCAACCCGGCAGCAACTACGGCCGTCCGGTCTCCAGCACCGACGCCAAGTCAAAGCTGACCGGCTCCTCCAGCTGCGCGTAGGTGCAGGATTCCGGGTCCCGGTCCGGCCGCCAGCGGTTGAACTGGGCCGTGTGGCGGAACCTGTCGCCCTCCATGTGGTCGTAGCGGACCTCCACCACCAGTTCCGGGCGCAGCGGCACGAAAGACAGGTCCTTGCCGGCGCTCCACCGGCTGCCTTCGGCGTTCCGCGGGGTCCGTTCGCCCTCCTCCTGCCTCGCCCACGCCCACGGGTGGTGGTCAAAATCGGTGACCAGTGGCTGGAGCTGTTCAAACAGTTCCTGCCGCCGCTTCATGGGGAAGGCGCCTATCACCCCCACACTGGCCAGGCCGCCGTCGTCCTTGTACAAGCCCAGCAGCAGGGATCCGATGGCGTCCGGCCCGCTCTTGTGCAGCCGGTAACCGGCCACCACGCAGTCGGCGGTGCGCTCGTGCTTGGTCTTGAACATCACCCGCTTGTCCGGCTCATACCTGCCGTCCAGGCGCTTGGCCACCACGCCGTCCAGCCCGGCACCCTCAAACTGCCGGAACCACTGCTCCGCCGTGTCCTTGCCCGTGGTGGCAGCGGTGAGGTGGACGGGTGCCTTGCTGGCGGCGAGCGCCTTCTCAAGCGCAGCCCGCCGTTCCGTGAATGGCCGGCCCGTGTAGTCGTCGTCGCCCAGGGCCAGCAGGTCGAAGGCCACGAAGGAGGCCGGCGTCTGCGCCGCAAGCAGCTTGACCCGGCTGGCGGCGGGGTGGATGCGCTGCTGGAGGGTGTCGAAATCCAGCCGGTCGCCGGAGGAACCGATCAGGATGATCTCGCCGTCCACCACGCAGCGTGGCGGCAGGTTCTCCTTCAGCGCCTCGACAAGTTCCGGGAAGTAGCGGGTCATGGGCTTTTCGTTGCGGCTGCCGATCTCCAGCTCATCGCCGTCGCGGAAGATGATGGACCGGAACCCGTCCCACTTGGGTTCATAACTGAGCTCCCCCTCCGGGATGCCGCTGACGGCCTTGGCGAGCATCGGCGGGACGGGCGGCATCACGGGGAGTTCCATGTGCCCCATCTTGCCGGGCGGCAGCCGCTTCCGGAAGACCGGCGCTCAGCCGGCGAGCAGCCACACAATGAGGATCAGCGCAGGGGCCGCCGCCGCCGTCGACAGCAGGACGGTTTCCCGGGCCACCGCAACGCCGCGCCCGTACTTGCCGGCGAACAGGAACACGTTTTGGGCAGAGGGCAGCGCCGCCATCAGCACCACGCCCAGGAGCATGTGCTGGTCCAGGTTGAAGGGAAAGCGGCCGACGACGAAGGCAACCATGGGCATCACCGCGGACTTCAGCGCGGTGGCAGTAAGGATTTCCGCGGTGTGGCCGCCGCCTTGGAGCATCCTGGTCCCGTGCAGGGACATGCCGAAGGCCAGCAGCACCACGGGAACGGCGGCTCCGCCCAGGAGTGCCAGCGGTGCCATTACGGGTTCGGGAAGTTCCACGTGGAACGCCGCGAGGACCACCCCCAGCAGGGATGCAATGATCATGGGGTTCCGGAAGGGCTGGGTGAGCAGCAGGCGCGGCGAGACCCGGCCGGCCGCGGAAAGGTCCAGCAGGGTGAGGACCAGCGGGGCGAACAGAAGCAGCTGGACCAGCAGCACCGGTGCCACGGGGGTGGCGTCGCCCAGGGCATACAGCGTGACGGGGATTCCGATGTTGTTCGCGTTGACGTAGGAACTGGCCATTGCCCCCACGGCGGTTTCCGCCAGGGGCCGCCGGAACCACAGCCGGCTGGCGAGAACGTACAGCAGTGCGGTGGCGGCTGCCGTGATCAGCGCCAGCGGCACGTAGGCCGAAAACACCACCGTGAGGTCCGATTCCAACACCACGGTAAACAGCAGGACGGGATTGGTGATGAAGAAGGCGGTGCGGGTGAGGGCGGAGACCGTGGGCTCACCGCCCAGGCCGCACCGTGCGGCGATGTATCCCACCGCAATGACGACGCCGATCACCGCCAGGCCGATCAGCACACCGCCCACAGGGGTACTTCCTTCCGTTTCCGCCACCTGCGCGCGAGTCCGAGGCAGGACAGTACTACAAGTTACCAACTTATCCGACAAGTCGTGGGCAGCCGGACAGGCGCCATACCCTGACGCAGGAAGACCCACAACCCCTCGACACAACACCTCCCCGGACGGTAGAGGTTAACGATGGTTACTGTCGGCTTCCACGCCTCCCACGAACAGATCAGTCCCGGGCAACTCCTCAAGGACGTCCAGCACGCGGAACGGGCAGGATTCGATGCCGCGATGTGCTCGGACCATATCGAGCCGTGGTCCGCCCGGCAGGGGCATTCCGGGTTTGCCTGGTCCTGGCTGGGCGCCGCGCTGGCCACCACCGGCCTCCGGTTTGGAGTGGTGACGGCGCCTGGCCAGCGGTACCACCCGGCCATCATCGCCCACGCCTCCGCCACCCTTGCCGGCATGTTCCCTGGCCGGTTCTGGATGGCCCCGGGCAGCGGGGAGAACATGAATGAGCACATTACCGGCGACGCGTGGCCGCCCAAGGAAACGCGGCAGCGCCGGCTGGAGGAATGCGTTGAGGTGATCCGGCGGCTCCACCGGGGCGAGGACGTTACGCACCACGGCCTGGTCACCGTGGAACAGGCGCGGATCTGGGACGTTCCGGACACCCCGCCACCCCTGATCGCTCCTGCCATCAGTGTGGACACTGCCCGCCGTGCCGCCGCCTGGGCGGACGGCCTGGTCACGGTCAACCAACCGGCAGGCAAGCTCCAAGAGATGCTGGCCGCCTACCGGGACAACGGGGGCCGCGGCAAGGCTGTACTGCAGGTGCACCTGTCCTGGGCGTCCCGTGAAGGGGATGCGGCAGCGATCGCCCTGGACCAGTGGCGGACCAACACCTTTGCCCCGCCGGTCCCGTGGGACCTCCCCACGGCCGGGCATTTCGACGGCGTCAGCGGGCAGGTGGGCGAGGAACAGGTCCGCAAGGCCGTCAACGTTTCGGCGAGCCTGGACCAGCACGCCGAGTGGCTGGCCGGCTACTCCGAGCTGGGCTTCGACGAGCTCTACCTGCACTTCGTGGGGCAGGAGCAGGCACCGTTCATTGATGCGTTCGCAGCAGAGGTCCTCCCGCAGCTGCGTGGCTCGCGGCTCCAGGCGAAGGCCGAGGCTCCGGCATGAGGATCGCCGAAACCTCGGATCTCTGGTGGAAGAACGCAGTAGTGTACTGCCTGGACGTTGAGACATTCTTTGATGACGACGGCGACGGCACCGGTGATTTCGCCGGCCTCACCCAGCGCGTGGACTACCTGGCCGCCCTGGGAGTGACCTGCATCTGGCTGATGCCGTTCTACCCCTCGCCGGACCGGGACGACGGCTACGACGTCACGGATTTCTTCACCGTGGACCCCCGGCTGGGCACCCTGGGAGACCTGGTGGAGTTCGTCCGGGCCGCCAAGGACCGCGGCATGCGGGTCATCGCCGACTTCGTGGTGAACCACACCTCGGACCAGCACCCCTGGTTTGTCGAGGCCCGGCAATCCACGGACAACCGGTACCGGGACTACTACGTGTGGCGGAGCGACACGCCCCCGGATACCTCCTCCGAGGTGGTGTTCCCGGGTGAAGAGAACTCACTCTGGACCAAGGACGACGCCACCGGCGAGTGGTACCTGCATATGTTCGCCAAACACCAGCCGGACCTGAACGTGACCAACGAGTCCGTGCGGAACGAAATCGCCAAGGCCATGGGCTTGTGGCTGGAGCTGGGCCTGGACGGGTTCCGCCTGGATGCCGTGCCTTTCTTCCTGGAAACCCGGGGCCAGCCCAAGGACGAGGCCGCCAACCTGGATCCGCATGAATACCTGGCAGCATTGCGGAGCTTCGTCAGCCGTCGGAACGGGAGCGCGGTCCTGCTGGGCGAGGTGAACCTGCCCTACAAGGAACAGGTGGAGTACTTCGGCGGCCCCGAAGGCAACGAGCTGAACATGCAGTTCGACTTCATGTCCATGCAGCACATCTACCTGTCGCTGGCCCGCCGGGACGCCCGTCCCCTGGCCGAGACCCTGAAGAGCCGGCCACCGCTCCATCCCGACAACCAGTGGGCCATGTTCGTCCGCAACCATGACGAACTCACCCTGGACAAGCTCACGGACGGCGAGCGCGAAGAAGTTTTCGCGGCGTTCGGGCCCGAGAAGAACATGCAGATCTACGGGCGCGGGCTGCGCCGGCGGCTCCCCCCGATGCTCGGCGGCGACCAGGAACGCCTGAGGATGGTGTACTCGCTGATGTTCTCACTGCCCGGCACGCCCGTGCTGTTCTACGGCGAGGAGATCGGGATGGGTGAGGACCTGCGGCAGAAGAGCCGCGCCGCCGTGCGCACCCCGATGCAGTGGAATGACGAAAAGAACGGCGGGTTCTCCACCGCCAACGTGTCCCAGCTGGTGGCGCCCGTCGTCCGGGGTGAGTACGGCCCCGAGAACCTGAATGCCGCCAAAGCCAAGCGGGACCCCGGTTCGTTGTTCAACTTCATGGTCACGCTGATCCGCCGCTACCGCGAATCGGCGGAGCTGGGCTGGGGCAAGTTCGCCGTCATCGACCAGCCGGAACCGGCCGTCTTCGCCCACACCCTCAGCTCGGACGGCGGCGCGCTGGTGCTGCTGCACAATTTCGGGGAAGAGCCCGTAAAAGTCCGGGGCACGGTGGCCGCGGAGGACGGGCCGCGGAATGCGTTCAGGGACGCTGTCCTGCTGGACCTGTTCGACGGCGACAACACAGCGCTGGATCCCGACGGCAGCTTCACGGTTGAGCTGGGACGCTACGGTTACCGCTGGTTCCGCCTGCACCGCAAGGGCGATCGGCCGGCACCCTAGCCGTGCGCCGGCGTCGTCCGTCTGTGAAAAAATCAACCATGCGCCCCATGCAACACTCCAGCAAGCTCCAGAACGTGCGGTACGAACTCCGCGGACCCATCCTGCAGGCGGCCAAAGCCATGGAGGCGGAGGGGCACCGGATCCTCAAGATGAACCTGGGGGACACCGCACCGTTCGGGCTGGAGGCGCCGGAGTCCGTGGTGGTGGACATGATCCACCACCTTCGCGGGGCCCAGGGCTACAGCGACTCGAAGGGCATCTTCACGGCACGCACGGCGATCTCGCAGTACTACCAGACCCGCGGCCTGATGCAGATTGGCGTGGAGGACGTCTTCATCGGCAACGGCGTCAGCGAGCTCATTTCGATGTGCCTGCAGGCGTTCATGGAAAACGGCGACGAGATCCTGGTGCCGGCACCGGACTACCCTCTCTGGACGGCCGCCATCACCCTGACCGGAGGCAAGCCGGTGCACTACCTCTGCGACGAGGCGGAGAGCTGGTGGCCGGACATGGCCGACGTGGAAGCCAAGATCACCAGCCGCACCAAGGGGATTGTGATCATCAACCCCAACAACCCCACCGGCGCCGTCTACCCGCGCCACATCCTGGCGCAGTTCGCGGAACTGGCACGCAAGCACCACCTGGTCCTGTTCTCCGACGAGATCTACGAGAAGGTGCTGTATGAGGATGCGCAGCACATCCACACTGCCGCCGTGGCGGAGGACGTCTGCTGCCTGACGTTCAGCGGCCTGTCCAAGGCCTACCGGATGCCGGGCTACCGGGCCGGCTGGGTGGCAGTCACCGGCCCGCTCGCCGCAACCGCCGCCTATCGGGAAGGACTGGAACTGCTCGCCTCCCTGCGCCTGTGCGCCAACGTCCCCGCCCAGCACGCCATCCAGACCTGCCTTGGCGGCTACCAAAGCATCGAGGCGCTGGTGCGGCCCGGCGGCAGGC
The Arthrobacter sp. PGP41 genome window above contains:
- a CDS encoding bifunctional sugar phosphate isomerase/epimerase/4-hydroxyphenylpyruvate dioxygenase family protein, translated to MRTGIATVCLSGTLKEKMQACAIAGFDGIEIFEQDLVTSPLSPEDVRRMAADLGLGLDLYQPFRDFEGVTPDLLKANLRRAEAKFTLMSRLGMDTILVCSNVATATIDDDELRASQLSELAELAGDHGIRVAYEALAWGKHVNDYEHAYRLAEMVDHPNFGTCLDSFHILSRDWDTAPIETINAEKIFFVQVADAPKLSMDVLSWSRHYRVFPGEGQFELAKFMGHVVRAGYTGPVSLEVFNDVFRQSDVERTAVDAMRSLIWLEEQSAKWLASTAPEAEGGTVAASRRRYPMELATLPKVNEPAGFNFAEVKAEDTAQLEKLLSQLGFGFEGRHRTKDVQLWTMGQARVIINEQAASHAEPAIAALGFDVDSPVIASARAQQLKAPVVARKVQADEEVFQGICAPDSTEIFLCQGSPDGTAAWTREFGEGLEHPRQPQNAVIDHVNLAQPWQHFDEAVLFYTSALALEPQPFAEVPSPSGLVRSQVMQTSDGAVRLVLNLAPAQQASGHKTYQEHIAFAVEDLVSAARAARGRGLEFLQIPANYYEDLDARFDLDPAFLATLQELNLLYDRDADGEFLHFYTATIGSVFFEMVERRGNYDGYGAPNAPVRHAVQYDSLHRI
- the pcaH gene encoding protocatechuate 3,4-dioxygenase subunit beta, giving the protein MPEEAATPRETDESVPPAEPKAAHVPLDRSIETQADLSAEINGLADAYARALKDGAPAETQPRLDYPPYRSSILRHPTKSLHHADPETIELYSPAFGHQDVHALESDLTIQHNGEPQGERIIVAGRVLDGDGRPVAGQLVEIWQANASGRYIHKRDQHPAPIDPNFTGIGRCITGPDGSYRFTTIKPGAYPWKNHLNAWRPAHIHFSLFGTEFTQRIITQMYFPGDQLFPLDPIYQTIVDQDARDRLVASYDHSLTEPEWALGYNWDIVLTGPKRTWTENEAFGTAGDSNEEAGE
- a CDS encoding shikimate dehydrogenase, coding for MSNRTESYLVGLVGDGVMPSLTPPMHEREGDVLGLRYLYRPIDLLELGLSGESVGELLKSARNLGFNGLNITHPCKQLVLRHLDEISPDARRLGAVNTVVIEDGRFVGHNTDFSGFAAALASGLPAAKLDRVVQLGAGGAGSAVAYALLTAGVRYLDLVDMDAARGAARAAELAGFFPDSTVIARTTTELPQLMPLADGLVHCTPVGMAAHPGVPLDLDLLESRHWVADIVYRPIDTELVRGARAKGCEVLDGGRMAVGQAADAFRIFTGLEPDPDRMRSHFLELVAAEEVAA
- the pcaG gene encoding protocatechuate 3,4-dioxygenase subunit alpha, with translation MSNQSTQLVPTPGQTVGPFYGYALPFEKDNELVAPGSPGSIRLQGTVYDGAGHTIPDAILEIWQPDAQGNVVQRTGSLVRDGYTFTGWGRGAVGNSGVFTFTTVNPGPTRPGAAAFISVAIFARGLTNRLFTRIYLPEDTEALANDPLLSSLEPERRKTLIARRDADGGLTFDIRLQGEGETVFLDFQ
- a CDS encoding IclR family transcriptional regulator; its protein translation is MSVNQTTADDDVAAEIKADAKAAKPDRTDMVGKALGLLVLLGDEPLGASAAEISRRADLPFSTTYRLLGSLTRDGFVDYEPDGRRYHLGLRIFQLGQRVSNHHGFAGTAMPVLRRVTEQTGEATILSVRDGHHHLTVNKVDGPQMFRVTSDPGHLGSLSTTAVGKALVAFAEDSEREKLLAELPLEGLTEKSITDRDAFRAEIGKVRAEGYAVMDEENEAGMRAVAVPLLNSQGHAFASLATAVPVFRLSLEGLVAHVPLLQEAAAELAARLPQR
- a CDS encoding MFS transporter; the encoded protein is MSQLLPSTEPGTAAPAGTPKKAALASFLGSAVEYYDFFIFGSAAALIFPTVFFPNADANAAIMSFATFGFAYVARPVGAVILGHFGDRVGRRKVLMFTLLLMGASTFLIGCLPDFNTVGWWAPALLVLARLCQGLSAAGEQAGASSMTLEHAPDNRRSFFTSWTLTGTQGGQVLAALVFIPVLALPDEIKYGIGWRVPFWLSAVVVVVAFFIRRTLHEPPAFEEAQKSAQISKLPVADLLKGHWRDVLRVICCAFIAAVSTVFGTLAISYAKTVAGVDGTTTLWLVVGANLVALGTQPLFGMLADKIGRKPVFIYGAVASAALTPVFLLSLESGSVPLMFLAAIGFFSCGYAASNAVWPSFYAEMFSTRVRFSGLAIGTQLGFLMAGFAPAIVAAMGGIKPGGWVQISIFTAVICSIAAISALTAKESFRTPTKQLGLK